From a single Okeanomitos corallinicola TIOX110 genomic region:
- a CDS encoding transcriptional regulator translates to MTLTFDSEVYSKLLSQYQPRVIKTEEENEHFLAVVEDLLSRSDLTPEEKTLLELLVRLIEDFENQHYQINASTPHSRILHLLEAQDLELGDLVPIFGSSELVSQVINGEMEVTREQAEMLGKFFHVDASLFFAG, encoded by the coding sequence AGTAAATTACTGTCTCAGTATCAACCGCGAGTTATTAAAACTGAGGAAGAAAACGAGCATTTTTTAGCAGTGGTGGAAGATTTACTTTCTCGCTCTGATTTGACACCAGAAGAAAAGACACTTTTAGAATTATTGGTAAGACTAATTGAAGATTTTGAAAATCAACATTATCAGATAAATGCTTCTACTCCTCATTCTAGGATTTTGCATTTATTGGAAGCGCAGGATTTAGAATTAGGTGATTTAGTTCCTATTTTTGGTTCGAGTGAGTTGGTTTCTCAGGTAATTAATGGTGAGATGGAAGTGACAAGAGAACAAGCTGAGATGTTAGGTAAATTTTTTCATGTTGATGCAAGTTTGTTTTTTGCTGGTTAG
- a CDS encoding PIN domain-containing protein: MNMRDLFPGYYQPTDQEFNELWKECIFSFDTNVLLHIYRYSPKSRERLFDILKKLQERIWIPHQVGYEFHKNRETVISSQSSAYDKIVKILEDNLKIEKIGNLNKDIDNFEQNYRKHSTIEVNKISVDIKTKIKESIKEIIESVKDDVKDLRDKHPDLFKEDIFLDKILDGRIGNPYPNPLDIYKLAEERFQYLIPPGYKDKDDKNKSVPDIYGDAILWLQLIDYAKSEKKPIIFVTDEEKEDWWLKNNRKIISPRPELVQEMLTEAGVKFYMYSADRFLDYAQKFLELTEQPEVIEEAREIREQNLESESLIAYQNFAQAYQTRLQKENLQIKLRELDQAYNSLKEQQKDLLSSMDMVKTKFNNQGLQSFIEALEGVQSEMNKISTLQNMYKEQMAYLGVVSL, encoded by the coding sequence ATGAATATGCGTGATTTATTCCCTGGCTATTATCAACCCACAGATCAAGAGTTTAATGAACTATGGAAAGAGTGTATTTTTTCCTTTGATACGAATGTTTTACTACATATCTATCGTTACTCCCCTAAAAGCAGAGAGAGATTATTTGATATTCTGAAAAAACTTCAGGAAAGAATTTGGATACCCCATCAAGTTGGTTATGAGTTTCATAAAAACCGCGAAACTGTTATATCTAGTCAGTCAAGTGCTTATGACAAAATAGTCAAAATCTTGGAAGATAATTTAAAAATAGAAAAAATAGGTAATTTAAATAAAGACATTGATAACTTTGAGCAAAATTATAGAAAACATTCTACTATTGAAGTAAATAAAATATCAGTAGATATTAAAACTAAAATTAAAGAGTCAATAAAAGAAATAATTGAATCTGTTAAAGATGATGTAAAGGATTTGAGAGATAAGCATCCTGATCTTTTCAAAGAGGATATATTTTTAGATAAAATCTTAGATGGTAGAATTGGTAATCCATACCCCAATCCATTAGATATTTATAAGTTGGCTGAAGAAAGATTTCAATACTTAATACCGCCAGGATATAAAGATAAAGATGACAAGAATAAATCAGTGCCAGATATTTATGGTGATGCTATACTTTGGTTGCAATTAATTGACTATGCAAAATCTGAGAAAAAACCAATTATTTTTGTTACAGATGAAGAGAAGGAAGATTGGTGGCTAAAAAATAACAGAAAAATTATCAGTCCCAGACCAGAGTTAGTACAAGAAATGCTAACTGAAGCTGGAGTGAAATTCTATATGTATTCTGCTGATAGATTTTTAGATTATGCTCAGAAGTTTTTGGAACTTACAGAACAACCAGAAGTAATTGAGGAAGCTAGAGAAATTAGAGAACAGAATTTAGAATCTGAGTCATTGATAGCTTACCAAAACTTTGCTCAAGCATATCAAACAAGATTACAAAAAGAAAATTTGCAAATAAAATTGCGAGAACTTGATCAAGCATACAACTCGCTTAAAGAGCAACAAAAGGATTTGCTTAGTTCAATGGATATGGTGAAAACTAAATTTAATAACCAAGGCTTACAATCTTTTATAGAAGCACTTGAAGGAGTTCAATCCGAGATGAATAAAATAAGTACATTACAAAATATGTATAAAGAACAGATGGCATATCTAGGAGTAGTGTCTCTTTAA